In Cryptococcus gattii WM276 chromosome A, complete sequence, one genomic interval encodes:
- a CDS encoding Hypothetical protein (Similar to TIGR gene model, INSD accession AAW41381.1; CNA05310): MDPIIVLSHHIIAVPSLDTIPQSEVPSPQLCESPPCESLTPSKPLPHPQPPTQSFTPETDAWQNSSLLSSVFGTFQPKAGRYSSQPLLRCPGSRPGSGRSTPSIRRNVPPIHIPPSTPEDPLFSAYPDNGDTPTDSKCDIKTSLSQLTPNRDLYRRPSYVPMSRSSSSPGKQDRCSDKMPCTPASPSHQPHRRRSSSTPPQSSDHGEEEAKSVGPRRGPFGAGGFRLGKVPSRRGSPERQSQGDSEEACNSGQPSTFHTAEVQSKFMPSEAMKISYLGFSPDGGEDGENQSSALTYLSEPSSPKRLSLHSSSIGSPVRQDDQSLENYTSTSASGEPFSPMSLTHTHPLSSASTSLSRSAKSGKEGKGDKEKEEGDKDSALVAVRQQRSAQWKENQVERRNQLQKRKHALLELVETTVSHTDHLKALATIYLPQAALVPSLSDIFTRALLPKAVELLDFNERLQGDMIKVLKEEGVGYNEGGIKRKSEGDVFKSRIEKETGDEITEMEIDLSGRLDKAIKQIVKLCLDAEPDFAKYKDYCVESIGTSHLWSKISSRAEIQTFEKRCQLLNNNRRHYGLQELLEAGSLSPIPASCQSRLQFADYLHIPVQRLGQFPLLIQRIMETSSDTPRVSSEKLSEEKWPSQAKNLKSYLGELYVVMKTLGDVADAARGAREKKIATDTIIDRIEPHGQVTKSFLKSLGTTYLIGALDVMHQQASPIPPMAHTKVKPLAAFLFKGYLILAKVKKNKIYEVKHHLPLSLFDIVDVEAGPLGFAIRLRVMDTIFDLGATCDAEKVHWQRGILDAREECDASPFDLPSSVSLHQARSRRASMDFEQRTSFVITRTTSANSPTTKRHTITSMDTIEGEVEAGLPFAVRSPEPDSHPATPARSPIRNSFASTPDRNKPDLIFRKPSQAARDFVVNGLADVFSSELSVARMSVGFKKLTSREDGRQTVVNPPTLRRKMSVLDIKLPQNIAFSGEVRGSIIERRKHSQRASFSNRFLPEELLVKEPEEVSNDKGQGKEIKEKEEDCDIVPSRMASEFGSLGRECYESFVRSNSMASLTGTKKPHVKRSSSFNPLSDDGVLKFMSKKDKGKGRTVTLEQHRDLEREQEQDAINHSWRRQNDTKQKPTNCYNMNIANYLTMRNKSSPASVVLSPTYEQNSFACVIEDDVDDDAIILSPVEAEPTETPTPPVVPRPSEDLTPIASRSGRHASFPEYSIPPAHSQFPAPPFGFSFGSSHASSHSNAVYQDRQEKQSMRPVHTLQKSLRRSMSFMSLKKPSTTSLSEFVEASKEAEVSTSSLDWRSAPTSSAPAVVSSEPAIDVAGLSRSRSSMPDTPTRRRSIRGIWNSFTPMSG, from the exons ATGGATCCTATCATTGTACTGTCACACCATATCATCGCTGTTCCATCTCTCGACACAATCCCCCAATCAGAAGTGCCCTCTCCACAGCTATGCGAGTCTCCTCCCTGTGAATCTTTAACACCATCCAAGCCCTTACCACATCCACAACCGCCGACGCAGTCATTCACTCCGGAAACGGATGCCTGGCAGAACTCTAGCCTTCTTTCATCTGTATTTGGAACGTTCCAACCAAAGGCAGGTCGTTACTCCTCTCAGCCTTTGTTAAGGTGTCCTGGCTCTCGTCCTGGATCCGGGAGGTCAACGCCTTCTATCCGTCGTAATGTCCCTCCCATTCATATCCCCCCATCAACACCTGAGGATCCTCTCTTCTCGGCATACCCTGACAATGGCGACACACCAACCGACTCGAAATGTGATATAAAGACCAGCCTTTCACAACTTACTCCCAACAGGGATTTGTACAGAAGACCGAGCTACGTACCCATGTCAAGGTCTAGTTCATCTCCTGGTAAACAAGATCGATGCAGTGATAAGATGCCTTGTACTCCTGCTTCACCATCCCACCAGCCCCACCGTAGACGATCGTCTTCCACACCGCCACAGTCTTCAGATCatggtgaagaagaagcaaaaTCTGTTGGACCTCGCAGGGGGCCGTTTGGTGCAGGTGGCTTCCGTTTGGGTAAGGTTCCCAGTCGGCGTGGCTCACCTGAACGGCAATCACAGGGTGACAGTGAAGAAGCATGTAATAGTGGACAGCCTTCAACCTTTCATACGGCTGAAGTTCAGTCTAAATTTATGCCGTCGGAAGCCATGAAAATCAGTTACCTTGGGTTTTCTCCAGACGGtggagaggatggtgaAAATCAATCGTCAGCTTTGACGTATCTCTCCGAGCCATCTTCTCCTAAGCGACTTTCTCTGCATTCCAGCAGTATTGGATCTCCTGTTCGTCAAGATGATCAATCCTTGGAGAATTACACATCGACTTCTGCCTCTGGCGAGCCTTTCTCACCCATGAGTCTAACACATACTCATCCCTTGTCTTCAGCGAGTACTTCCCTTTCACGAAGTGCAAAGAGCGgcaaggaaggaaagggggacaaggagaaggaggagggggaCAAGGACAGCGCCTTGGTCGCTGTCAGGCAACAGAGATCCGCGCAGTGGAAGGAAAACCAGGTAGAGCGTCGAAATCAGTTGCAAAAGCGAAAGCACGCCCTTCTCGAGCTCGTAGAGACTACAGTTTCCCACACTGACCATCTCAAAGCCCTTGCTACTATCTATTTACCTCAGGCTGCCCTTGTCCCTTCACTATCTGACATTTTCACCAGGGCTCTTCTGCCAAAGGCCGTAGAACTGCTCGATTTCAACGAGAGGCTACAGGGTGACATGATCAAAGTGctcaaagaagaaggtgtGGGATATAATGAAGGGGGAATTAAGAGAAAGAGCGAAGGAGATGTATTTAAGAGTCGGATTGAAAAGGAAACGGGGGACGAGATTACTGAGATGGAAATTGACCTGTCAGGAAGGCTTGATAAGGCCATCAAGCAAATCGTGAAACTATGTCTCGATGCT GAACCGGACTTTGCCAAGTACAAGGATTATTGTGTCGAATCTATTGGCACTTCGCATTTATGGAGCAAGATCTCATCTCGTGCTGAGATCCAGACATTTGAAAAGCGTTGCCAATTGCTCAACAATAACCGACGCCATTACGGCTTGCAAGAGTTACTTGAAGCGGGCAGCCTTTCTCCTATCCCGGCATCTTGTCAGTCTCGCCTCCAATTCGCCGACTATTTACATATCCCTGTTCAAAGGCTTGGCCAATTCCCTCTCCTTATCCAGCGTATCATGGAAACGTCGTCGGATACTCCCAGGGTTTCCAGTGAGAAACTCTCAGAAGAGAAGTGGCCCAGTCAAGCGAAGAACCTGAAATCCTATTTGGGAGAGCTGTATGTCGTCATGAAGACTCTTGGAGACGTTGCGGATGCTGCTCGTGGTGCCcgagagaagaagattgcGACCGATACCATCATTGATCGCATTGAACCCCACGGTCAGGTCACAAAGTCGTTTCTCAAAAGTCTCGGAACCACCTACCTCATCGGAGCCCTCGATGTCATGCATCAGCAAGCCTCGCCTATTCCGCCGATGGCTCACACCAAAGTCAAGCCTCTCGCTGCTTTCCTGTTTAAGGGATACCTTATTCTTGCAAAGGTTAAGAAAAACAAAATATATGAAGTTAAACATCATTTACCGCTGTCATTGTTCGACATTGTTGATGTCGAAGCAG GTCCTTTGGGATTTGCTATTCGACTCCGTGTAATGGATACCATCTTTGACCTTGGTGCCACTTGCGATGCAGAAAAGGTGCATTGGCAGAGAGGAATTTTGGATGCTCGCGAAGAATGTGACGCCTCACCGTTTGACCTCCCTTCTAGCGTATCTTTACACCAAGCCCGTTCTCGTCGAGCGTCAATGGACTTCGAGCAACGTACTTCATTCGTTATCACAAGAACTACCAGTGCCAACAGCCCGACGACGAAACGTCACACCATCACTTCTATGGACACTATTGAAGGAGAGGTTGAAGCTGGCCTGCCCTTTGCAGTGCGTTCTCCTGAGCCCGATAGTCATCCCGCCACCCCAGCTCGATCACCGATCAGAAACAGCTTCGCTTCCACTCCCGATCGCAACAAACCCGACCTCATATTCCGCAAACCCTCACAGGCTGCGCGCGATTTTGTCGTTAATGGCTTGGCGGATGTCTTCTCAAGCGAGCTTTCAGTGGCGCGAATGAGCGTCGGATTCAAAAAGTTGACAAGTCGAGAAGACGGTAGACAGACTGTTGTCAATCCGCCTACTCTGCGACGAAAAATGAGCGTCCTGGATATCAAACTTCCACAAAACATTGCATTTTCTGGTGAGGTTCGAGGTTCGATCATCGAGAGACGTAAGCATAGTCAGCGAGCAAGTTTCTCAAACAGGTTCCTTCCCGAGGAGCTGTTGGTGAAGGAGCCGGAGGAGGTCAGCAACGATAAGGGTCAAGGCAAGGAAataaaagaaaaagaggaggatTGTGACATCGTGCCTTCTCGCATGGCCTCAGAGTTTGGCAGTCTTGGCAGGGAGTGCTATGAGAGCTTTGTTCGAAGCAACTCTATGGCATCTCTTACTGGTACTAAAAAGCCCCATGTTAAAAGGTCGTCGTCATTCAACCCATTATCAGACGACGGCGTACTGAAGTTCATGTCAAAAAAGGATaaggggaagggaaggaCAGTGACTTTGGAGCAACATAGAGACCTTGAGAGGGAACAGGAACAGGACGCGATCAACCATTCTTGGCGGCGACAAAATGATACCAAACAAAAGCCTACGAATTGTTACAACATGAACATTGCCAACTACCTCACAATGCGAAACAAATCGTCTCCCGCGTCTGTGGTCTTATCTCCTACCTATGAGCAGAATTCCTTCGCCTGTGTCATAGAGGACGATGTAGATGATGATGCTATTATCCTCAGTCCTGTCGAGGCGGAACCCACTGAAACGCCTACTCCACCTGTGGTACCGCGGCCTTCTGAAGACCTGACACCCATTGCTTCTCGATCCGGGCGACATGCTTCCTTTCCGGAATATTCAATCCCTCCCGCTCATAGTCAGTTCCCCGCCCCTCCTTTTGGCTTCTCCTTCGGTTCATCCCACGCCTCCTCGCATAGTAACGCTGTTTACCAAGACAGGCAGGAGAAACAGTCCATGCGACCGGTACACACGTTGCAGAAGTCTTTAAGAAGGTCAATGAGCTTTATGTCACTGAAGAAGCCGAGTACGACGAGCCTGTCTGAATTTGTAGAGGCATCGAAGGAAGCGGAAGTGTCGACGTCCAGTCTGGACTGGAGATCAGCCCCAACCTCATCTGCGCCCGCAGTGGTATCTAGTGAGCCTGCAATTGATGTCGCCGGACTATCAAGGAGTCGATCCTCTATGCCTGATACGCCAACGAGGCGAAGGAGCATACGGGGAATCTGGAACTCATTTACCCCGATGAGCGGCTGA
- a CDS encoding Chitin synthase 4 (Similar to TIGR gene model, INSD accession AAW41021.1): MPPPSSETPFHRYSHLDQISPSDTQENSPVDGNHDPRRHSAGFDHHNYPNPYAQRDAYAVSNHPQSTNLNQQPYLHQDRSESFDEPVYEAPPPGHNVGYEDAEPNEHEQHDSTMWSERPSYSAPYDSDIKAPLDPTPYTPDLEADGMIVKEKKVHATEVMATSKARRWWIRITWMMTWWIPSFLLVHLGRMKRADVRMAWREKLTIFMMIFLSCAVVLFYIIFFGKLLCPDSDKAWNETELATHQGDDDYYAAIAGKVYDFTKFYKAQHSDLSSYTTSSELMLEFAGQDLTNYFPMPMTVACPNLVTSTDLTLMYSNFTPIVQYAVHTSGPLQTVENTKLNDINWYTDTLNPALEHYYKGYYVFDKSQIASGADSDNKYWAIYNNKIYDLTNYIYTVSYYSSSSGTDLPNYSFLNSDISDLFQTSAGQDITKDMNEKLAALTAEDAANQMTCLNNAFYLGELDFRKTPKCTVQNYLLLAFSIILIATIASKFLAALQLGSKRQPELLDKFVICQVPCYTEGEESLKRTIDSLAGLNYDDKRKLIFIICDGNIVGSGNNRPTPRIVLDLLGVDEKLEAEPLLFKSIGEGSKQLNYGKVYSGLYEFEGHVVPYIVVVKVGKPSEISKPGNRGKRDSQVLLLQYLNRVHFDAPMTPLELEIYHQMRNVIGIDPAFYEYIFQVDADTTVTPDSLNRLIACAADDQQIIGICGETKLSNENESLTTMIQVYEYYISHHLTKAFESLFGSVTCLPGCFSVYRIRTAEGGRPVIISSIVIDEYAEPNVDTLHKKNLFSLGEDRYLTTLMMKNFPTFKMKFTPDAIAHTVAPSKWSVLLSQRRRWINSTIHNLVELLFLPEMCGFCLFSMRWVVFLDLLGTIILPATCGYLIYLVIVVSTGKAAIPVISLAMIGATYGLQALIFILKREFMLIGWMLVYILAFPVWSVFLPIYSFWSMDDFSWGNTRKVVGEGNQKTVVIEDDEPFNEGMIPYRTFKEYEWNAWEAASLHSESPAPSEKSLRTTRTGQSCRPHPNSIHPPSFHSSASELPSGADYWRDSSPLGMAHESRRLHQVSSDPSMRGDKPFIKGRKPQVDRVQSMAGMSMWGSGSVYDPSKQAVGGPAFLHPLMTGNSLASQPTFYPPQTHYPMSMYGSPMMMTMGMPMMGLQHIGNANIAEGTAGPRGTMMTMGLGDQSRVTSFSTGGPMAESGTGRLAGLSINEEEEVQDEEVLAKLKAWLSKQDLMSVTKRQTREAIYALFPNANLQSRARWLNEHIDKILSES; encoded by the exons ATGCCGCCACCCAGCTCGGAGACACCATTCCATCGCTACTCTCATCTCGATCAGATATCACCCTCAGACACTCAAGAGAACTCTCCCGTCGATGGCAATCATGATCCGCGCAGACATTCGGCCGGTTTCGACCACCACAACTACCCGAACCCATACGCTCAGCGGGACGCATATGCTGTTTCCAACCATCCACAATCCACAAACCTCAATCAACAGCCATACTTGCACCAAGACAGATCAGAGTCATTTGATGAGCCAGTCTATGAAGCTCCGCCACCAGGCCACAACGTCGGCTACGAAGATGCTGAACCAAATGAACACGAACAGCACGACAGCACGATGTGGTCTGAACGCCCATCGTATTCTGCTCCTTATGATAGCGACATCAAAGCGCCTTTGGACCCCACTCCTTACACACCGGACCTGGAAGCAGACGGAATGATCgtcaaggagaagaaggtgcATGCAACGGAAGTCATGGCTACGTCAAAAGCTCGACGATGGTGGATCAGAATAACATGGATGATGACCTGGTGGATCCCTTCGTTCTTGCTGGTTCATCTTGGAAGGATGAAGCGAGCTGATGTGAGGATGGCCTGGAGAGAGAAACTGACAATCTTCATGATGATTTTTTTGTCTTGCGCGGTCGTCTTGTTCTACATCATCTTTTTCGGGAAGTTGCTCTGTCCCGATAGCGATAAAGCTTGGAATGAGACGGAACTGGCGACACACCAAGGTGACGATGATTACTATGCTGCTATTGCCGGAAAGGTCTACGAC TTCACGAAGTTTTACAAAGCTCAACACTCCGACTTATCCTCATACACAACCTCATCTGAGCTTATGCTCGAATTCGCTGGTCAGGATCTGACCAACTACTTCCCCATGCCGATGACTGTTGCATGCCCCAATCTCGTGACTTCTACCGATCTTACACTAATGTACTCCAACTTCACTCCGATCGTCCAGTACGCAGTGCATACCTCAGGTCCATTGCAGACAGTTGAGAACACCAAGCTAAATGATATCAACTGGTATACTGACACCTTGAATCCTGCTTTGGAACACTACTACAAGGGATACTATGTTTTCGACAAGTCTCAGATAGCATCTGGCGCTGATTCGGACAACAA ATATTGGGCCATTTACAATAACAAAATCTATGACTTGACCAACTACATCTATACCGTATCATATTACTCGTCGTCATCCGGAACCGACCTTCCCAACTACTCTTTCCTCAACTCTGATATTTCCGATCTGTTCCAGACGTCTGCAGGGCAAGATATCACAAAGGATATGAACGAAAAACTTGCTGCTTTGACAGCTGAAGATGCAGCAAACCAGATGACCTGCTTGAACAATGCGTTCTACCTCGGAGAGTTGGACTTCAGAAAGACGCCCAAGTGTACTGTTCAGAACTATCTGCTGTTGGCTTTCAGTATCATTCTGATTGCTACCATCGCCTCCAAAT TCCTGGCGGCTTTGCAACTCGGATCCAAACGTCAGCCTGAACTGCTCGACAAATTTGTTATTTGCCAAGTACCTTGTTACACTGAAGGTGAAGAGTCACTCAAGCGCACGATAGATTCCCTTGCGGGTCTCAATTATGATGACAAGCGCAAgctcatcttcatcatttgTGATGGAAACATTGTCGGTAGCGGGAACAACCGACCTACACCTAGGATCGTGCTTGATCTGTTGGGTGTAGACGAAAAACTTGAGGCGGAACCTTTATTGTTCAAAAGCATTGGTGAGGGGAGTAAACAGCTGAACTATGGCAAAGTATATTCTGGGCTGTATGAATTTGAAGGGCATGTCGTTCC GTACATTGTCGTTGTCAAGGTCGGCAAACCTAGCGAAATCTCCAAACCCGGTAACAGAGGAAAACGTGATTCTCAAGTCCTATTGCTACAGTATCTCAACCGTGTCCATTTCGACGCTCCCATGACGCCGCTTGAGCTGGAGATCTACCACCAGATGCGTAATGTCATAGGTATAGATCCAGCATTTTATGAGTATATTTTCCAAGTCGACGCCGATACGACTGTGACTCCCGATTCACTCAACAGGCTTATTGCTTGTGCGGCAGACGATCAACAAATTATCGGTATCTGCGGTGAAACCAAGCTTTCTAATGAGAATGAAAGCTTGACTACTATGATTCAG GTCTATGAATACTACATCTCGCACCACCTTACGAAAGCCTTCGAGTCCCTTTTCGGCAGCGTCACCTGTCTTCCTGGTTGTTTTTCTGTTTACCGCATCCGTACAGCCGAAGGTGGTCGGCCAGTGATTATCTCCTCAATTGTCATTGATGAATACGCCGAACCCAATGTCGATACACTGCATAAAAAGAACCTTTTCTCACTGGGTGAAGATCGATACCTCACGACGTTGATGATGAAAAACTTTCCCACTTTCAAAATGAAGTTTACACCTGACGCTATCGCACACACAGTCGCTCCTTCGAAATGGTCGGTACTACTTTCGCAAAGAAGACGATGGATCAACTCCACAATCCATAACCTTGTAGAGTTGTTGTTCTTACCGGAAATGTGTGGATTTTGTCTCTTCTCAATGAGATGGGTCGTCTTCCTGGATTTGCTGGGTACGATCATTCTACCGGCCACATGTGGTTAT CTTATCTATCTTGTCATTGTCGTGTCTACGGGTAAAGCAGCTATTCCAGTTATATCACTGGCAATGATTGGAGCAACCTACGGTCTTCAG GCATTGATTTTTATCCTCAAACGTGAATTTATGCTTATCGGCTGGATGCTTGTTTACATTCTCGCTTTTCCTGTTTGGTCCGTCTTTCTACCCATCTATTCATTCTGGTCGATGGATGATTTCAGTTGGGGAAATACTCG CAAAGTGGTTGGCGAAGGCAACCAGAAGACTGTCGTTATCGAAGATGACGAGCCTTTCAACGAAGGGATGATCCCTTACCGGACCTTCAAAG AGTACGAATGGAATGCTTGGGAGGCAGCATCCCTTCACTCCGAATCTCCAGCTCCTTCAGAAAAGTCTCTACGCACGACGCGAACAGGTCAATCGTGTCGGCCGCATCCTAACTCTATCCATCCACCTTCTTTCCATTCATCCGCCTCAGAATTACCATCTGGAGCTGACTACTGGCGAGACTCTTCCCCACTTGGAATGGCTCATGAGTCAAGGAGGTTGCATCAGGTATCCAGCGATCCGAGCATGAGGGGTGATAAACCATTCATCAAAGGAAGGAAGCCACAAGTGGATAGGGTGCAGAGCATGGCAGGCATGTCGATGTGGGGTTCTGGCTCAGTGTACGACCCATCCAAGCAGGCCGTGGGAGGCCCAGCGTTCCTCCATCCACTGATGACTGGTAACTCGCTCGCTTCACAACCAACCTTCTACCCACCTCAGACTCATTACCCAATGTCAATGTACGGCTCTCCCATGATGATGACCATGGGCATGCCTATGATGGGACTGCAGCACATTGGTAATGCCAACATAGCCGAAGGAACAGCAGGGCCGAGGGGGACTATGATGACTATGGGGTTGGGTGACCAAAGTCGTGTGACTTCATTCAGCACGGGTGGTCCTATGGCTGAAAGCGGTACTGGTAGGCTGGCAGGACTGAGTATCaatgaggaggaggaagtgcAAGATGAGGAGGTGCTGGCGAAGTTGAAAGCTTGGCTAAGTAAACAGGATCTCATGAGCGT AACGAAGAGGCAGACCAGAGAAGCCATATACGCACTCTTTCCCAATGCCAATCTTCAAAGCCGTGCAAGATGGCTGAACGAGCACATCGACAAGATTTTGAGCGAGTCATGA